The following proteins come from a genomic window of Malus domestica chromosome 02, GDT2T_hap1:
- the LOC103418067 gene encoding uncharacterized protein isoform X2, with translation MAEAEQNPAAPQQKIVIPNKHGEKLVGILHETGSGEIVILCHGFRASKEETTMVNLAVALEKEGISSFRFDFAGNGESEGTFLYGNYRREAEDLHAVVQHFSRANRPPTAILGHSKGAGVVLLYASKYHDIRTVVNLSGRYDLKKNIAPQLGKDFMEIIKKEGFIDVKTKTGSVIYRVTEEGLMDRLSTDMHESCLHIDKECRVLTVHGSADEAIPVEDAFEFSKIIPNHKLHVIEGANHCYTSHQAELATVVLDFIKAALQQNKVN, from the exons ATGGCAGAAGCTGAACAAAACCCAGCAG CTCCGCAACAGAAAATCGTTATACCCAACAAACATGGCGAAAAGCTCGTGGGCATATTACATGAAACCGGTTCTGGGGAGATTGTAATCTTATGTCATGGTTTTCGAGCCTCCAAG GAAGAAACAACTATGGTGAACCTTGCTGTTGCATTGGAAAAGGAAGGAATTAGTTCCTTCCGTTTCGACTTTGCTGGAAATGG AGAGAGTGAAGGCACCTTTCTGTATGGCAACTATCGGAGAGAGGCCGAGGACTTGCATGCTGTGGTCCAACACTTCTCTAGGGCAAACCGGCCACCAACTGCAATTCTTGGGCACAGTAAAG GAGCTGGTGTGGTGCTCCTGTATGCTTCTAAGTATCATGACATTCGTACGGTTGTCAATCTTTCTGGACGTTATGATCTGAAGAAAAACATTGCACCACAATTGGGGAAAGACTTCATGGAAATAATCAAGAAGGAAGGATTCATTGATGTTAAAACTAAGACAG GAAGTGTGATTTACCGTGTGACCGAGGAAGGTCTGATGGATCGCCTAAGTACTGATATGCACGAATCATGCCTTCATATTGACAAAGAATGCCG GGTGTTGACAGTCCATGGTTCTGCTGATGAGGCCATCCCTGTCGAAGATGCATTCGAGTTTTCAAAGATAATACCAAACCACAAATTACATGTTATCGAAGGAGCTAACCATTGTTACACCTCACATCAAGCTGAGTTAGCGACAGTCGTTTTGGACTTCATAAAAGCAGCTCTGCAGCAGAACAAGGTTAATTAG
- the LOC103418067 gene encoding uncharacterized protein isoform X1, whose amino-acid sequence MAEAEQNPAVAPQQKIVIPNKHGEKLVGILHETGSGEIVILCHGFRASKEETTMVNLAVALEKEGISSFRFDFAGNGESEGTFLYGNYRREAEDLHAVVQHFSRANRPPTAILGHSKGAGVVLLYASKYHDIRTVVNLSGRYDLKKNIAPQLGKDFMEIIKKEGFIDVKTKTGSVIYRVTEEGLMDRLSTDMHESCLHIDKECRVLTVHGSADEAIPVEDAFEFSKIIPNHKLHVIEGANHCYTSHQAELATVVLDFIKAALQQNKVN is encoded by the exons ATGGCAGAAGCTGAACAAAACCCAGCAG TAGCTCCGCAACAGAAAATCGTTATACCCAACAAACATGGCGAAAAGCTCGTGGGCATATTACATGAAACCGGTTCTGGGGAGATTGTAATCTTATGTCATGGTTTTCGAGCCTCCAAG GAAGAAACAACTATGGTGAACCTTGCTGTTGCATTGGAAAAGGAAGGAATTAGTTCCTTCCGTTTCGACTTTGCTGGAAATGG AGAGAGTGAAGGCACCTTTCTGTATGGCAACTATCGGAGAGAGGCCGAGGACTTGCATGCTGTGGTCCAACACTTCTCTAGGGCAAACCGGCCACCAACTGCAATTCTTGGGCACAGTAAAG GAGCTGGTGTGGTGCTCCTGTATGCTTCTAAGTATCATGACATTCGTACGGTTGTCAATCTTTCTGGACGTTATGATCTGAAGAAAAACATTGCACCACAATTGGGGAAAGACTTCATGGAAATAATCAAGAAGGAAGGATTCATTGATGTTAAAACTAAGACAG GAAGTGTGATTTACCGTGTGACCGAGGAAGGTCTGATGGATCGCCTAAGTACTGATATGCACGAATCATGCCTTCATATTGACAAAGAATGCCG GGTGTTGACAGTCCATGGTTCTGCTGATGAGGCCATCCCTGTCGAAGATGCATTCGAGTTTTCAAAGATAATACCAAACCACAAATTACATGTTATCGAAGGAGCTAACCATTGTTACACCTCACATCAAGCTGAGTTAGCGACAGTCGTTTTGGACTTCATAAAAGCAGCTCTGCAGCAGAACAAGGTTAATTAG